DNA from Garra rufa chromosome 5, GarRuf1.0, whole genome shotgun sequence:
TATGTACGCTTTTATAAAGGTAATGTAGCATACATAACCCCAAAAGTAAATAAAAGGTTTCTTTCAAAACTTTACCAAGTGATACAAAACTGTACTTATCTGGAAAATGTTgcagttattattaataatttctgcattttattaaattaatgatTAACAGAGGCTTATGTAGAGAGTTTCATAcattaaaaaggaaaaataaatggATTGTCTTTTTGTAATCACTGAAAGTCACCCTTTTttacaacattaaaaataaataatgatgtTAAGTATGAAAACTGTAGTGTGACATATCAAGCTGTTTCAGAATGGAAGAAAACATTGacacaaagaactttttttttttgcattttatttgtttGCACTATTACATTCATTACACAACCCTtgcatctacactccttccatcACCAAACATGAGTTCTGTTCTTTGCTGCAAAGTCCTTGTGCATTTTTATGCCTGCATGGCCTTGACGATGGTTTCATACACCTGTGCAAACCTGGCCCTCGCATTCTCCATGTAGGGCTCCATGCGTCCCTGCAGGTCCTGGGTGTGGGGGGCAAGCTTCTCTTTGGCCTCCTCGACAGCCTTCACCAGCTGTTCCTTGTATTCCTCAGCATAGGGGGCAGCCATGGTTTTCAGCTCCTCCAGGCCCTCGGTCAGCTTAGTGCGAATGGCCTCGACCATGGGCGCAATCTTAGACTTGGTCTCCTCAACGTTGGTCTCGAACTTCTGCCTCATCTCCTCCAACATGGGCTGCAGCTTGGCACGCAGCTGCTCAGCATTTTCGCGGTTCAGGTTGGCGTATTCCTGGACGACGGGCTCCAGCTTCTCACGGTACTCGTCAAAGTGCTTTTGAAGCACTACGTACAGCTCAGCGCGGTGGGGCTCCAGCTTGGAACGAAGGTCCTCGAAGTCGGTCATGACACGCTCGCGCAGCTGCTTGGTGTTCTCCAGGAACTGGTTGGAGATGGTCTCAGCATAGGGAGTCAGAGTCTGGGAGCTGGACTGGGCATAATCTTGGAGCCTATTCAGGCTCTCTGAAAGTTTCACCCTGAAGAGAAAAGAACATAAATTTAGGAAACTCAAACCATTTCAGTCTGGAATCATAAATCACTCTGTGCTTGTTCATTAAGGCCAGAGGAGAACTAGCCACccaactgagcctggtttcttcTCCACTACTATCACCACTAGACTTGACTTTAAATGTCAAGTTGTGACATGATGATACTCTTATTTTGAGAATTACTTAACTGAGAAGGGGCAAAGTGGGATTTGGGAAcagtaaaaaaacacaaacagaagATTGAGAAAAGAGTGAGAGACATGAGAGGTTAACTCGATAAGATGTGGCTCTTACTTGTATTGCTCATATTCAGTTCCGTCCAAGTTGTCAAAGGCCTTCTGAGCCTGCTCCTTGACCTGGGTCAGGTACACCAAGGCTGCTGCCTTGTAGTGCTCGAGCTGGGAGGGAGCATCAGCCTGCAGGAAACGGGCCTGGGAACCTAAGGAGACAGGAAAAGCTTTAGAAACCAAAAGTCCTCAAAGCACAATGAAGTCTACTTTAGGACCTTTAAATTGTCAAGTAACACAGATGGTCAAACAGTTACCATGAAAAAAGGCATTAAGTAAATTtaaattactaaagaaaaatCTGTTACTTACCCACAGCCAAGAGGATGGTCAGTGCAAGAGCCACGAATTTCATGGTTAAGCTCTGAaagataaaacatttattataacactGTTTGACCAAAATTTGCTTTTAATATTCCCTTGAGCTACTCCTGCTGCTTTGAGCTCTTACCTGGGTGTTGCTGCTCTGAATGTGCGAGGACGGACAGCAGAGGCAATGGTCTTATATAGGGCAGGAACAGTGCATGTGGAGTTGGAACCCTGTCCTCTTACACATCAGAGGAGCAAAGGTTAAATGCAATAAGAGATGCCTTTTAGATACCTGTAGATACGTCAGTGCACATTCTCAGTCTCACTAAACACAAACCATGCCAGAACTGAAGCCATTTTTTTCATATTACTGTAATCTACATTTGTTAAATCCCTGAGAATCTAAATGCAACAGCGTAGCCATTTTATGAGATTTTTAGCTGTATCTAAACAATTTCTGCGACAAATATTTATTCAGCGAATCAGCATTAGAAGCAAGAAACTCTAAATTCTTTCATATAAATCTAAGTACTAAAATTCAGCGATTTAAAAAAAAGGTGCaacatttgttattttattttggtgctCTGTAGATTGCATGTATTGGTTTGTGATTAAGCACTTTGTTATTGATTACAATGCATCTATGTGATTACATCTCACTGTCATAAACTGGTAGAGTAATGGCAAAAGCATGACAAGACTGTGGAGTTATCTCTAAGCGTTTAGCAACGTGTAGCAAACCTTGATCTCCACCTCTGTCTGCCTCCAAGTTTATCAGCTGCCAACCAAACAAAGACATAACTAACCAGGGGTCATTGATCAATTAGTTATCTTTGTCTCTTGATTTACTCAACTGTTCACGTTCTCAAGCAAAAGTCTTTTGATTGGCTTATGCTGAGTGGCATTTTGACTGAAACTGAGGACTTCTCAGTTTAGTTTTCATAAATTAACCACAATGCTGATTTATACAAAAGTGAACAAGATGTAGATGGGCCATTCGACAGAAGTTGGAAACATACTGATTTTTAATGCAAATTGTGTAAtttccaaggtacacatttctagtactagttttggaatatttgtcctctccctaaATTTGTCATTACTGAAACACGCTAATATGTCatttaagaaatgttttattGGCATTAAAATCAtagggcctatctactcaccatgtagctatgagagggagggacaggaatatttcctgatgataaaatttgtgtatttaaactccgTGTCAGCCAATGGACTGAAACATACACATAAACATTATGTTTtgatagtgacatgaaaatgcaagtactttttttttttacataaagttttataatttacaaagaaaatataaaatactttttttttttttttttttacttttttacaaaatcaaaaagatatttttaaaaacaacaatggaataaaatggaaCAAAAATGacttcaatatcattttcataagtttaggggttagggttcaggacagccacctccaaATTGAAAGTAccaaataaatgattttatatacatgtattaagcttactgatattttaaatattgtggaTTTCaacagataatagaaggatcttagtaaacatctaagatttaaatacttgaatgctttttaaatgtgttttgtgtttgtgggacagcagtttgacTGAAAACTGCTAAATGTAGAATGGCCCAGATAACATTgtctactaaaataaaatatgtaagtGCAGGTCTTTGTTAAAGCACTCTCTTTAAGAAGAcgtaatatttttcttgtgcttgGCAATAGACTTCACATTCCTAGTCTCAAATGGGCAGTCAAACAGAGAGGGTCAGTGAGTTAACCTGAGCACTATATGCTAGTACTACAGAGAGGAGGTATCCAAGTGACAAAAGTCAGTTTGTATCATCAGAAAAAGAGCTCCGTTTGAGCTTGTGTTGTCATCAGCACTAACTTATCACTGTCTATCTATTCATGCAACCTGTATGAATCCCTGTCATATACGACCCCATAAAAACAGACATACTGACGCAGAGCATGTCATTGCCCTGTAGCATTTGTGAACCGAtttcaattttatatttatagtagaaGATCCTGAGCATTTGTAGTTGTTCAGCGTTCATGATAACACTCAAAGGTGATGATTAGCCTATACTGTTTAACAGTGTTTTCAAATCAGTACAATtaggcggctgcatatatgaaaaaaaaaaacacctaaccctaaaaaaaattctaacaaaaggtttctcagctgttttttgtagtattaggtgtccttaataacatactaaaagtttaccaaagtttgaccactagaaaggtgtcattttctagatgggcagaaaacccttaaaatatcctaactccttcattatttgacctaaccaagtaatcttggtgtctaaccccatgttttctgggtctatgaatccattggactcgtctaaattgcactgacatgattacatacttatggaatatatgatgttgtgagattactgtaaggttttatctttgtttggggtgaaccagagacgtaaacgatttagcctatgtcatgtaactcctactcagtaTGTGTTTTTAGACacacacagctttttttttttgctaaaacacagacttgacagtcaatgtaaaagttattgcacccaaaagttccttaaattggagttgtataactttgatcataaacaactctgaattatcctgaacagaggcctgtgtgtgaaccctctaaaaTGGTCACTCATTTCAAattgctttaatatataattgtacttgtaatcacttACAGGTGCATCTccataaattagaatgttgtggaaaagttcatttatttcagtaattcaacttgtgaaacttgtgttttaaataaattcattgcacagactgaagtagtttatttaactgtgatgatttggctcacatttaacaaaaacccaccaattcactatctcaacaaattagaattaGAATACTTATAATTAGAATACTCATTAGAATACTCAAATTAGaatactttaataaaaaaaacaatttaaaaaaactttttagtgaattgatggccttctgaaaagtatgttcatttactgtatatgtagtcaatacttggtaggggcttctTTTGCTAaaaattactgcctcaattcagcgtggcatggagaTGATCAGTctgtggtatggaagcccaggtttctttgacagtggccttcagctgatctgcattttttttttggtctcttgtttctcattttcctcttgacaatacctcatagattctctatggggttcaggtctggtgagtttgctggccagtcaagcacaccaacaccatggtcatttaactaacttttggtgcttttgacagtgtgggcaggtgccaaatcctgctggaaaatgaaatcagcatctttaaaaagctggtcagcagaaggatgcatgaagtgctctaaaatttcttggtaaacgagtgcagtgactttgttttcaaaaAGAcatagtggaccaacaccagcagatgacaatgCACCCAAAATCATCACAgattgtggaaacttaacactgaacttcaagcaacttgggctatgagcttctccacccttcctccagactccaggaccttgctctcatccgaaaagaggactttggaccactgggcaatagtccatttcttcttctccttagcccaggtaaggcGCCTTTGATTTtatctgtggttcaggagtggcttaacaagaggaatatgtcaactgtagccaaattccttgacacgtctgtgtgtgtggtggctcttgatgccttgaccccagccacagtccattccttgtgaagttcacccaaattcttgaatcgattttgcttcacaagcatctcaaggctgcggtttctttcggttggttgtgcatctttttcttccacactttttccttccacttaactttctgttaacatgcttggatacagcactctgtgaacagccagcttctttggcaatgaatgtttgtggcttaccctccttgtgaagggtgtcaatgattgtcttctggacaactgttagatcagcagtcttccccatgattgtgtagcttagtgaaccaaactaagagaccattttgaagactcaggaaacctttgcaggtgttttgagttgattagctgattggcaagtcaccatattctaatttgttgagatagtgaattggtgggtttttgttaaatgtgagccaaatcatcaaaattaaaagaaccaaaagtaatatcccctttttaaaatcaggccattctcagcttcttgttgtgacggaacaccaacagaggcccctcccacgatagtagattgacatgagcgtcttatcttgttctgttgttggatgtaataatgaacatagcagtaatcatttgctcccgacatctgagctgcttaagaggtagaggacaacgttactttcgtttttaaaaggaaagcgctgatcctgaTTTACATATGTGTCTCTGTTTGtgtgaatcttaataatgtgctcgttggcaagttttgccaatAAACaaggctaaatgcagctaaagtaaatattacagctcataattcctcagcagagaggggcggggagagcagagctcatttgtatttaaagggcccatgcgataaaatgagctgatattttgcaaagctgattttgacaaggtaaaagggtgttttttaca
Protein-coding regions in this window:
- the apoa1a gene encoding apolipoprotein A-Ia is translated as MKFVALALTILLAVGSQARFLQADAPSQLEHYKAAALVYLTQVKEQAQKAFDNLDGTEYEQYKVKLSESLNRLQDYAQSSSQTLTPYAETISNQFLENTKQLRERVMTDFEDLRSKLEPHRAELYVVLQKHFDEYREKLEPVVQEYANLNRENAEQLRAKLQPMLEEMRQKFETNVEETKSKIAPMVEAIRTKLTEGLEELKTMAAPYAEEYKEQLVKAVEEAKEKLAPHTQDLQGRMEPYMENARARFAQVYETIVKAMQA